The following proteins are co-located in the Macrobrachium rosenbergii isolate ZJJX-2024 chromosome 26, ASM4041242v1, whole genome shotgun sequence genome:
- the LOC136852823 gene encoding perlucin-like protein: MAGATCFRLLATTLLLAMAGRCYSQQMDHIQLSRIAGLIDNLTQVAQGEGKSVGESWGSSVSCFFRICESVNCHIIDSLPDHLVCERGWFKLRSSCYFISNDTSNWEESRQKCIALNSDLVKITHDDEYNFLRDLAKNHHTYIGLSDIQEEGTYRWVADGTVHQIVESWWYKCQPDNYAGGEDCVHYRSSNDGFNDITCDKKFRYICEKPAQLGWNFASVLDEETPTGK; encoded by the exons ATGGCCGGTGCTACTTGCTTTCGTCTGCTTGCGACCACTCTTCTTCTTGCAATGGCTGGTCGCTGCTACTCGCAGCAAATGGATCATATTCAACTGAGCAGAATTGCAGGCTTGATTGACAACCTCACTCAAGTAGCACAAGGTGAGGGAAAGAGCGTCGGGGAATCTTGGGGAAGTTCAGTGAGCTGCTTCTTTCGGATTTGTGAATCTGTCAATTGCCACATAATAGATTC ACTTCCAGATCATCTTGTCTGTGAGAGGGGTTGGTTTAAGCTGAGATCCTCCTGTTACTTCATCAGTAATGACACCAGCAATTGGGAAGAGAGCCGTCAAAAGTGCATAGCCTTGAATTCTGACTTGGTTAAAATCACTCATGACGACGAGTACAACTTCCTCCGTG ATCTTGCAAAAAATCACCACACCTACATAGGACTGAGTGACATCCAAGAAGAAGGGACCTACAGATGGGTTGCAGATGGCACTGTTCACCAAATCGTTGAATCATG GTGGTATAAATGTCAGCCCGACAACTATGCGGGGGGAGAAGACTGTGTCCATTACCGATCTTCTAATGATGGTTTCAATGATATTACCTGTGACAAGAAGTTCAG GTACATCTGTGAGAAACCTGCCCAACTGGGTTGGAACTTTGCTTCAGTGCTAGATGAAGAAACGCCCAcaggaaagtga
- the LOC136852822 gene encoding piggyBac transposable element-derived protein 3-like, whose translation MTKNSVPRGTLDYVSSDGILVARWKDNSIVTILSTDVGVEPVCEVERYDKEAKKKVPVQFPNVINKYNSRMGGIDKSDMLVHLYKTPFRAKQYYMRLFAYILDLVICNAWILYKRDCLALQCKPMPLKEFRLEICFWLVSFKAPIS comes from the coding sequence ATGACCAAGAACTCGGTACCCAGGGGCACACTTGACTACGTCTCTTCTGATGGCATCCTTGTCGCCAGGTGGAAGGACAACAGCATTGTCACGATCTTATCCACTGATGTTGGTGTGGAGCCTGTTTGTGAAGTGGAGAGGTATGACAAGGAAGCGAAGAAGAAGGTTCCTGTGCAGTTTCCAAATGTTATCAACAAGTACAACAGTCGCATGGGTGGTATTGACAAGAGCGACATGTTGGTCCACCTCTACAAGACCCCGTTCAGAGCAAAGCAGTACTACATGAGGCTGTTTGCTTACATACTGGACTTGGTTATCTGCAATGCCTGGATCCTTTACAAGAGAGACTGTTTGGCACTGCAGTGCAAGCCCATGCCCCTCAAGGAGTTCCGCCTTGAAATCTGTTTTTGGCTGGTCAGCTTCAAGGCCCCCATCAGCTAG